Proteins encoded together in one Accipiter gentilis chromosome 16, bAccGen1.1, whole genome shotgun sequence window:
- the ARHGAP9 gene encoding rho GTPase-activating protein 9 isoform X1 → MPPSPGCPSTPSPSSPPPGPPIPLYPRAGHWLPQHQEPGQHVVPPLLLLWGIAMVGWESTATGTSLATGHNIVLALQADVKDQAAVCPGALSRVRMLPGRWRLEGRRWRRTEPAVVLRALYNYTYRAEDGRQVAMAAGEQFLLLHKANEDWWQVRRASEPRWARPFFVPATYVAELDPGDTGGWSMLPPSQPAGMSLPPQYPSLENLCGPPLPTPQEARLTPGGCSVSTSQLTEGALPTPSPALSQCQSQQDLLAQGTGVPPLGATMIYCNLEELQRVGGQAEPPMPAGPPLQLLGAWERHLDPSTGRCFFYNPETGMTSWKPPRQHREAGLPPPAEPPRTTARWSSRDAGVPGGTQVSHGQTLAHHSLEDQAAAPQPSLAPTEPPPCIPTLPTEVQKAGQLNRTKIAEGGRKLRKSWGVSWVVLAGNSLIFYKESKGPAPTAWCPASSCPESSVDLRGAALDWARDLSSKKNVIHLRTVTGNEFLLQSDQEATIQEWSRAIRGVIRRLDLENPVDVPVGWLHRGDTRGELSGDEDEAPRGTEGARAPGAPHTPDASEKKRVKSKLRRFIVKRPPLQSLQEKGLIRDQVFGCRLDALCQRESTTVPRFVRLCVEAVEERGLDVDGIYRVNGNLSVIQKLRFAVDRERAVTSDGRYVFPEQLCQEERLSLADPEWSDVHVVTGALKLFFRELPEPLVPYEFFNPFIEAIKLPDPQEQVERVAELVKSLPPANYATLRYLLAHLCRVMERVDVNRMTRQNIGIVFGPTLLRPEREPGSLAVGMAQQNKAVELLLAHFDRIFPAPP, encoded by the exons ATGCCCCCGAGCCCTGGCTGCCCCAGCACGCCCAGTCCCTCTAGCCCCCCCCCTGGTCCCCCCATTCCCCTGTACCCTAGGGCTGGGCATTGGCTTCCCCAGCACCAGGAACCGGGGCAGCACGTGGtccctccactgcttctgctgtgGGGTATTGCCATGGTTGGGTGGGAATCCACGGCCACGGGGACCAGCCTGGCCACAGGGCACAACATTGTCCTGGCCCTGCAGGCAG ATGTTAAGGACCAGGCTGCAGTGTGCCCAGGCGCCCTGAGCAGGGTGAGGATGCTGCCAGGGCGCTGGCGGCTGgaggggcggcggtggcggcgcaCCGAGCCGGCTGTGGTGCTCCGCGCCCTCTACAACTACACGTACCGTGCTGAGGACGGGCGGCAGGTGGCCATGGCTGCTGGGGAGCAGTTCCTGCTGCTCCACAAAGCCAACGAGGACTGGTGGCAGGTGAGACGGGCCAGCGAGCCCCGCTGGGCTCGGCCCTTCTTCGTCCCTGCTACCTACGTGGCCGAGCTGGACCCTGGTGACACTGGGGGATGGAGCATGCTGCCCCCCAGCCAGCCTGCAGGCATGA GCCTGCCACCACAGTACCCCTCACTGGAGAACCTGTGTGGCCCACCACTGCCCACCCCCCAGGAGGCCAGGCTGACCCCCGGGGGCTGCAGCGTCAGCACCAGCCAGCTGACAGAGGGGGccctgcccaccccctccccagccctgtcaCAGTGCCAGTCCCAGCAGGACTTGCTGGCCCAGGGCACTGGG GTGCCCCCACTAGGAGCCACCATGATCTACTGCAACCTTGAGGAGCTGCAGCGGGTGGGGGGCCAGGCTGAGCCGCCCATGCCAGCCGGGCCCCCCCTCCAGCTTTTGGGAGCCTGGGAGCGTCACTTGGACCCCAGCACTGGTCGCTGCTTCTTCTACAACCCCGAGACGGGCATGACCTCCTGGAAACCCCCCCGGCAGCACCGGGAGGCG ggcctgcccccccccgccgagCCCCCCAGGACCACGGCACGCTGGAGCTCCAGGGATGCTGGGGTTCCCGGTGGCACC CAGGTAAGCCACGGCCAGACCCTCGCCCACCACAGCCTGGaggaccaggcagcagccccccagccctccctggccCCGACCGAGCCCCCACCCTGCATCCCCACGCTGCCCACT GAGGTGCAGAAGGCCGGGCAGCTCAACAGGACCAAGATCGCTGAGGGTGGAAGGAAACTCAg GAAGAGCTGGGGGGTCTCCTGGGTGGTGCTGGCCGGGAACAGCCTCATCTTCTACAAGGAGTCCAAGGGGCCGGCACCCACTGCCTGG tgccctgccagcagctgccccgAGAGCAGCGTGGACTTGCGGGGGGCTGCCCTGGATTGGGCCCGTGACCTCTCCAGCAAGAAGAACGTCATCCAT CTCCGCACTGTGACGGGTAACGAGTTCCTGCTGCAGTCGGACCAAGAGGCCACCATCCAGGAGTGGTCCCGGGCTATCCGGGGGGTCATCCGCCGGCTG GACCTGGAGAACCCTGTGGACGTGCCTGTGGGTTGGCTGCACCGCGGGGACACCAGGGGGGAGCTCAGCGGGGACGAGGACGAGGCACCGCGGGGCACTGAGGGGGCCAGGGCTCCAG GTGCCCCCCACACCCCCGATGCCTCAGAGAAGAAGCGGGTGAAGAGCAAGCTGAGGCGCTTCATCGTCAAGCGGCCCCCGCTCCAGAGcctgcaggagaaggggctcATTCGAG ACCAGGTGTTCGGGTGCCGCCTGGATGCCCTGTGCCAGCGGGAGAGCACCACAGTGCCCCGCTTCGTCCGGCTCTGTGTGGAGGCTGTTGAGGAGAGAG GCCTCGATGTTGACGGGATCTACCGGGTCAATGGGAACCTGTCTGTGATCCAGAAGCTGCGTTTTGCCGTGGACCGGG AGCGAGCCGTGACCTCAGACGGACGCTATGTCTTCCCCGAGCAGCTGTGCCAAG AGGAGCGACTCAGCCTGGCAGACCCCGAGTGGAGTGATGTCCACGTGGTGACCGGTGCCCTCAAGCTTTTTTTCCGGGAGCTGCCCGAGCCCCTAGTGCCCTACGAGTTCTTCAACCCTTTCATTGAAGCTATCA AGCTGCCGGACCCCCAGGAGCAGGTGGAGCGGGTGGCTGAGCTGGTGAAGAGCCTGCCCCCCGCCAACTATGCCACCCTGCGCTATCTCCTGGCTCATCTCTGCCG GGTGATGGAGCGGGTAGATGTCAACCGCATGACACGCCAGAACATCGGCATCGTGTTTGGGCCAACACTGCTGCGGCCGGAGCGGGAGCCGGGCAGCCTGGCGGTGGGCATGGCCCAGCAGAACAAGGccgtggagctgctgctggcacacTTTGACCGCATCTTCCCTGCGCCCCCCTGA
- the ARHGAP9 gene encoding rho GTPase-activating protein 9 isoform X2, with amino-acid sequence MPPSPGCPSTPSPSSPPPGPPIPLYPRAGHWLPQHQEPGQHVVPPLLLLWGIAMVGWESTATGTSLATGHNIVLALQADVKDQAAVCPGALSRVRMLPGRWRLEGRRWRRTEPAVVLRALYNYTYRAEDGRQVAMAAGEQFLLLHKANEDWWQVRRASEPRWARPFFVPATYVAELDPGDTGGWSMLPPSQPAGMSLPPQYPSLENLCGPPLPTPQEARLTPGGCSVSTSQLTEGALPTPSPALSQCQSQQDLLAQGTGVPPLGATMIYCNLEELQRVGGQAEPPMPAGPPLQLLGAWERHLDPSTGRCFFYNPETGMTSWKPPRQHREAGLPPPAEPPRTTARWSSRDAGVPGGTQVSHGQTLAHHSLEDQAAAPQPSLAPTEPPPCIPTLPTEVQKAGQLNRTKIAEGGRKLRKSWGVSWVVLAGNSLIFYKESKGPAPTAWCPASSCPESSVDLRGAALDWARDLSSKKNVIHLRTVTGNEFLLQSDQEATIQEWSRAIRGVIRRLDLENPVDVPVGWLHRGDTRGELSGDEDEAPRGTEGARAPGAPHTPDASEKKRVKSKLRRFIVKRPPLQSLQEKGLIRVCPSAALSQTRCSGAAWMPCASGRAPQCPASSGSVWRLLRREASMLTGSTGSMGTCL; translated from the exons ATGCCCCCGAGCCCTGGCTGCCCCAGCACGCCCAGTCCCTCTAGCCCCCCCCCTGGTCCCCCCATTCCCCTGTACCCTAGGGCTGGGCATTGGCTTCCCCAGCACCAGGAACCGGGGCAGCACGTGGtccctccactgcttctgctgtgGGGTATTGCCATGGTTGGGTGGGAATCCACGGCCACGGGGACCAGCCTGGCCACAGGGCACAACATTGTCCTGGCCCTGCAGGCAG ATGTTAAGGACCAGGCTGCAGTGTGCCCAGGCGCCCTGAGCAGGGTGAGGATGCTGCCAGGGCGCTGGCGGCTGgaggggcggcggtggcggcgcaCCGAGCCGGCTGTGGTGCTCCGCGCCCTCTACAACTACACGTACCGTGCTGAGGACGGGCGGCAGGTGGCCATGGCTGCTGGGGAGCAGTTCCTGCTGCTCCACAAAGCCAACGAGGACTGGTGGCAGGTGAGACGGGCCAGCGAGCCCCGCTGGGCTCGGCCCTTCTTCGTCCCTGCTACCTACGTGGCCGAGCTGGACCCTGGTGACACTGGGGGATGGAGCATGCTGCCCCCCAGCCAGCCTGCAGGCATGA GCCTGCCACCACAGTACCCCTCACTGGAGAACCTGTGTGGCCCACCACTGCCCACCCCCCAGGAGGCCAGGCTGACCCCCGGGGGCTGCAGCGTCAGCACCAGCCAGCTGACAGAGGGGGccctgcccaccccctccccagccctgtcaCAGTGCCAGTCCCAGCAGGACTTGCTGGCCCAGGGCACTGGG GTGCCCCCACTAGGAGCCACCATGATCTACTGCAACCTTGAGGAGCTGCAGCGGGTGGGGGGCCAGGCTGAGCCGCCCATGCCAGCCGGGCCCCCCCTCCAGCTTTTGGGAGCCTGGGAGCGTCACTTGGACCCCAGCACTGGTCGCTGCTTCTTCTACAACCCCGAGACGGGCATGACCTCCTGGAAACCCCCCCGGCAGCACCGGGAGGCG ggcctgcccccccccgccgagCCCCCCAGGACCACGGCACGCTGGAGCTCCAGGGATGCTGGGGTTCCCGGTGGCACC CAGGTAAGCCACGGCCAGACCCTCGCCCACCACAGCCTGGaggaccaggcagcagccccccagccctccctggccCCGACCGAGCCCCCACCCTGCATCCCCACGCTGCCCACT GAGGTGCAGAAGGCCGGGCAGCTCAACAGGACCAAGATCGCTGAGGGTGGAAGGAAACTCAg GAAGAGCTGGGGGGTCTCCTGGGTGGTGCTGGCCGGGAACAGCCTCATCTTCTACAAGGAGTCCAAGGGGCCGGCACCCACTGCCTGG tgccctgccagcagctgccccgAGAGCAGCGTGGACTTGCGGGGGGCTGCCCTGGATTGGGCCCGTGACCTCTCCAGCAAGAAGAACGTCATCCAT CTCCGCACTGTGACGGGTAACGAGTTCCTGCTGCAGTCGGACCAAGAGGCCACCATCCAGGAGTGGTCCCGGGCTATCCGGGGGGTCATCCGCCGGCTG GACCTGGAGAACCCTGTGGACGTGCCTGTGGGTTGGCTGCACCGCGGGGACACCAGGGGGGAGCTCAGCGGGGACGAGGACGAGGCACCGCGGGGCACTGAGGGGGCCAGGGCTCCAG GTGCCCCCCACACCCCCGATGCCTCAGAGAAGAAGCGGGTGAAGAGCAAGCTGAGGCGCTTCATCGTCAAGCGGCCCCCGCTCCAGAGcctgcaggagaaggggctcATTCGAG TTTGCCCCAGCGCAGCCCTCTCCCAGACCAGGTGTTCGGGTGCCGCCTGGATGCCCTGTGCCAGCGGGAGAGCACCACAGTGCCCCGCTTCGTCCGGCTCTGTGTGGAGGCTGTTGAGGAGAGAG GCCTCGATGTTGACGGGATCTACCGGGTCAATGGGAACCTGTCTGTGA